TCGGGCAATTCCGTGAGGTCCAGCACATCGTAATGGGAATTCTGGGTGCATTCCGCTCTGGGTGTTTTGTTGCAAGGGTTGCCGACAAAGAAATGCGGACCCGACAGCACCAACTCTCCGGCATCCTTGGGAAACCGTGTTTCCCGACGGATCGTGCCGTCCTTCTGAGAGTTGGTTTCGTGCCACATCTCCGTCGAAAAATATTCCCCTTTCAAATCGCCCAAGCGCTTCGGATAGGTGGCGAACTTTTTCAGAACGCTGATCAATTGTCTCGAGTGCAATGAAGGCAGCCGGGCTTCCAACGCCTCAGTGCCCTCAGCGTCGTAAAGCCTCGCAAACAAGTTCAGCTCTTCCTCGGTCACCCGGATCACCCTAGCTGGATGCCCTTTGACGTTCCAACGGTTTTCGTCGTCCTTGATGCCGGGCACCGAGCCATGCCCGCCGTCTTCATAAGAGGCATAGATTGTTTTGGGGGCATAAAGATTAGCGATCTGGTCAAAACCGGGTGGCAGTTCCTGGTTCATAAAAATATTTGCACTGAATTTGGCGTGATGATCAACATCCCCAAAAAGATTCAGCTCATTCTGAAACTGAAAATGCCTCCGCAACCTTGAATATACAGCCCTCCGGAACACGCCCCCTTTCGGATCATCGTAGATCCCTTCGGGATGCAGGAACCCGGAGACCCCGCCTTCCCGTCCGATCATCCAGGCCTGCGGAAGAAAGCATTTGTAGAGATTGGTCTGTATCCCCTTCAGCAGGGGGTAATTCTGCACCGCATTCAGGAAATTCTGCGTCGCTTCGGCCTCCTCGAAGGCCGCCAGGTACCGGCTCAGAAGCCCCAGGCGCTCCAGGGTCTCCTCCCTGAGCTGGTCCAATTTCGAGGCGCTGAACTTGCGCAGCACAAAAAGGGGCTCCGCGTCGCCCAGGACCCCGCCCTCGTTCCACTCCACCTTGATCCAGGGGGGATTCCCGAGCACCAGATCGAACCCGCCGCGCCGGGCGAAGACATCGGCGAACTCCAGTTCCCAGTGGAGGAAGCGGTACCGTTCGGCCAGTTCCAGCACCAGCCCGAGCCGTTCATTTTCACGGGTGAGCCGGTCCACGTCCACGAAGCCGAATTCGTCCACCAGATTCAGCGCCAACTGGCGTGGCATGGTGTCGGGAAAAAGCGAAATCTGCTCGCCGGGCGTGGAGCCGCTCGAATAAAGGTTCCCTTCGAGGAGCAGGTTCAGATCGAGCATGAACTCCTCCCGCGTGGGCAGCAGACCCGATCTTTCGATGGGCCAGAACCAGAGGGCGCACCAGTAGTCCATGACCATCTTCAGGCGGCGGTAGGCGCTGGAATTCCGGACGTTCCGGGAGAGCATCTCCTGCTCGAAGACCCGGTCCTTCCAGTCGGTGGGGGTGATCTTGGACTCCTTGCCGGGCCTGTCGCGCCCGAAGACCGCCAGGGGATCGGTGGTGCGGGCGCGCATGCGCTCCTGGTCCCGCGTGTGCCGCTCCCAGAGCCGGTCCACCGCCTCGGAAAGCGTTAGAAGCGGATCGACCTCCCACTTGCTGAAGGGGCGGGTGAAGGTCCTCCTCCAGTCGCTGACGGCCGCGATGTGCTCCCTCGCAAGCCCTTTGACCACCCGGTCGTTGTAGCAGGCCATGCCCTTGTCAGGCAGGAGGAAGTGGTAGATGCCTTCAGGCGGGCGCGGCATTCCAGGCTGGACCCGCTCCGGCTCCGCCTGAAGCCAGGAAAGGCCTCCTTTTCCGGTTCGATCCAGGAGCCCTGCGGGAAACACCTGCCGCCGCGCGCCGATGAGGGAGTTGCCGCAGGCAAGCTGCATCCCGAACCACGGGACGAAGGCGCCGTCATAGATGGTGTTGAGCCAGAGGGAGACCTCCGCCAGCTCCACGGCCACGGGATTGAGGTCCACGCCGAAGACGTTGTTGTCGGCGATGAACATCTTGACCTTCTGCCTCTCGGTGGCGTAGTCCTCATGGGGGATATCGACCCCCAGTTCCTTCTGCCTGCGCCGCAGGTAGGCCTCCGCGAGCTGGCTCACCGCCTCGTTCAGGAAAGCCGCACTCCCCATGGCAGGCTCGCAGACGGTCAGGCTGAGGATCTCCTCCGCGCTTTTGCCCTGCAGGAGTTCATCCAGGGCGTATTTCACGAGGCAGCGCGTCAGCGACTCGGGCGTGTAGTAGGAGGCCGATTTCTCACGGTCGCGCCCCGCCAGGCGGTAGATGAAGGTCCCGCGCGGGTACTTCATGAGCCGCCCGTTTTCATCGAACTTCTCCTCCTCCGTGTAATGCTCCAGGTCCCTGGCCTGGACGAAGTAGCCGATGCCGAGTTCGTCGAACCCGGCCCCGGCGGGCTTGACCTCGTAAAGGTCGCTTTCGGCGAAAAATCCGGTATAGGAGAGAAGCGCCTCGTAGACGGCCCCGAGCTGGTTGATGCCGAGCTGGGCGTAGCTGATGCGCCCGCGCCGGTCCCTGCCGGACTTGGGGCGCGTCAGGGACATGCGCCGGAGCACCTGCTGGAGGATCTCGTTCCGGAAGCGGACACCGTTCAGGACCGGCGTCCGCGCGGGGTCGAAAAGGTGCGAGTTGAGGGCCGCCATGCGGAAGAGGTGATGGTCCGATCCCTCAGCACCCTGCAGCTCCATCTGGAGTTCCGCGCCGCGCGGCTGAAACCCGCGGTAGACGAGTTCGAAGAGGAGATCGAGGGAGTCGTTCAGGAAGGAGCCGTTCCGGGACTCCTCGGTGGTCAGGGGCGTCATCTCGAGGTCCCGCAGGGTTTCGAGGCTGTATCCCGTCCGGTACTCGCCGGATTTCATGGGGGCGTAACCGAGTTCGGGCCGCGCCTCGATATAGAAGAGGAAGAGCAGCCGGTACATGTAGCGCAGGCACTCGAGGGAGAGGTCCCTCGCCAGTTCACGGCCGTAGATCGCCTCCTTCTTCTTTTCCGTCAGGTAGCGCACGGCCTCGTTCCCCAGGAGTTCGATGGACTGGCGCAGGGCGTATTTCAGGTCTTCCGAGACGGAAAAGGCGTGCTTGTGGGAGCTTTCGTCCAGGGTGTCGAGGAGGCTCAACCCGTCCGCCGGACAGACGCTCTCCCGGTGGAGCAGGGCCGCCACGGCCCTCAGGGTGGACTCCTCCCGGCGGCCGAGGATCTCGGCCAGGTCGAAGCGGAGGAGGCGCTTCTCGTTCCACTTGGCGCGGTCCATGAGGAGCAGCTGGTTCATGCCCGCCACCAGGACCCAGCGGGGTGGCTCGTCCAGGCCGAAGACCGACCGGGTGATGATCTCCTCGAGGGGCTTCGGCGCCTGCTCCTTCGGCAGTGCCCGGCGGCCCCGGATGCCCTGGCCTTCCGGGGGCCGCACCTGCGCCCGGGCAACTTCCAATTGCAGCAGGTCGATGTCATCCGGTCCGGCATTGAAGGCCTCGACGATCCAGAGCTCGGGGGCCCCGCTGCTCTTTAGGATCTCCGAGAGGAGCGGCAGCGCCGCACCGTCCTCAAGGATTTTTGCATCCGGCTGATATTCGTACCCGAGCGCCCCCAGAAGCCGCTCCAGAAACCGGCGCTGCAGCTCCAGCCTCTCGGCCGCGTCGCGGAGGCGGCCCATCTGGTTGCGGACCGTGAAATAGTCGCGGGCCAGCGCCCGCAATTCGGCGTAGGGCGGCCGGACGCCTTCTTCCTTCCGCCGCGCCTCCCACCGGGCGAAAATGTCCTTCAAATCGGCTTCGAGGATCGCCGAGATATAGTGCTGGGTGTAGAACTCGTTCTCATTGGTGATGCCGGTGAGATCCATGGTCATGCGAATCGATGCTCCTTTTGCCGCGCGCCCGGACGGTGCGCACCTCAGCCCTTGAGGACCGCGATCACCTGGATGTGGGGGTGATCCTCCGTGGTGAGGGTGTCCTCGACCCAATCGAAGTATTCGTCGAAGATCCGGTCGACCTCGCGCCTGCGGGCCTCCCGCCGCGCCTCGACGATCTTCTCGGGCTGCCTGCTGCCCCCGAACTCGAACTCGAGTTGCCGGAGCTGTTTGGCTTTCAGCCGCTCGAGGGCCTCGAGCTGCTGGTTCAGTTTGGCGTTGATGCCCTCCTCAAATGCCTCCCGGCGCTCGCTCATCCAGGCGCGCGCCCGGGAGACCGCCTCCGGCAGGAGCAACCTCAGCGCATCGACATCGAGGGCCTGCCCCCGGTTGGGATAGCTGCGGCGCCCGAGTTGGAGCCTGCCGCCCAGCGCGTCGAGCGGCTCCACAGACCGGAAAGCGCCTCCGCTGAAGCCTACGCCGAACCACTCGTGAACCAGGGGGTGACTCTTGCGGTTCGGGATCAGGCCCGACATGACAAAGATGGCCTCCTCCGGTCCGAGGCCCCCTGAAAGCTCGAGCACCGGCGCCTCATGCCGGCCGAAGGCAGCCAGGAGCTTGTCGTTCACCCAGTCCACCACCGGGTGAAGATCCCACAGATAATGCATCAGCGGCCAGGCCTTTTCCTCCTTGCGGCTGCGGCGGATCTCCGCCTGGATGAGATCCCTGT
This is a stretch of genomic DNA from Desulfatiglans anilini DSM 4660. It encodes these proteins:
- a CDS encoding Eco57I restriction-modification methylase domain-containing protein yields the protein MTMDLTGITNENEFYTQHYISAILEADLKDIFARWEARRKEEGVRPPYAELRALARDYFTVRNQMGRLRDAAERLELQRRFLERLLGALGYEYQPDAKILEDGAALPLLSEILKSSGAPELWIVEAFNAGPDDIDLLQLEVARAQVRPPEGQGIRGRRALPKEQAPKPLEEIITRSVFGLDEPPRWVLVAGMNQLLLMDRAKWNEKRLLRFDLAEILGRREESTLRAVAALLHRESVCPADGLSLLDTLDESSHKHAFSVSEDLKYALRQSIELLGNEAVRYLTEKKKEAIYGRELARDLSLECLRYMYRLLFLFYIEARPELGYAPMKSGEYRTGYSLETLRDLEMTPLTTEESRNGSFLNDSLDLLFELVYRGFQPRGAELQMELQGAEGSDHHLFRMAALNSHLFDPARTPVLNGVRFRNEILQQVLRRMSLTRPKSGRDRRGRISYAQLGINQLGAVYEALLSYTGFFAESDLYEVKPAGAGFDELGIGYFVQARDLEHYTEEEKFDENGRLMKYPRGTFIYRLAGRDREKSASYYTPESLTRCLVKYALDELLQGKSAEEILSLTVCEPAMGSAAFLNEAVSQLAEAYLRRRQKELGVDIPHEDYATERQKVKMFIADNNVFGVDLNPVAVELAEVSLWLNTIYDGAFVPWFGMQLACGNSLIGARRQVFPAGLLDRTGKGGLSWLQAEPERVQPGMPRPPEGIYHFLLPDKGMACYNDRVVKGLAREHIAAVSDWRRTFTRPFSKWEVDPLLTLSEAVDRLWERHTRDQERMRARTTDPLAVFGRDRPGKESKITPTDWKDRVFEQEMLSRNVRNSSAYRRLKMVMDYWCALWFWPIERSGLLPTREEFMLDLNLLLEGNLYSSGSTPGEQISLFPDTMPRQLALNLVDEFGFVDVDRLTRENERLGLVLELAERYRFLHWELEFADVFARRGGFDLVLGNPPWIKVEWNEGGVLGDAEPLFVLRKFSASKLDQLREETLERLGLLSRYLAAFEEAEATQNFLNAVQNYPLLKGIQTNLYKCFLPQAWMIGREGGVSGFLHPEGIYDDPKGGVFRRAVYSRLRRHFQFQNELNLFGDVDHHAKFSANIFMNQELPPGFDQIANLYAPKTIYASYEDGGHGSVPGIKDDENRWNVKGHPARVIRVTEEELNLFARLYDAEGTEALEARLPSLHSRQLISVLKKFATYPKRLGDLKGEYFSTEMWHETNSQKDGTIRRETRFPKDAGELVLSGPHFFVGNPCNKTPRAECTQNSHYDVLDLTELPDDYLPRTNYVPACDPEEYLRRTPRVPWGANEPVTEFYRLFARRQLSQSGERTLIAAIVTEELAHIHPVISTAFKKYDSLATFASCCASLPYDFFIKTTGKGDLYESTLRLLPACQSTGQLQLRILILACLTSHYSRLWGHLWCGFFLADTWTKPDLRLPNDHFRNLTPQWNRHVALRTDYARRQALVEIDVLAAMELGLTLDELKTIYRVQFPVLRQYESDTWYDRNGRIVFTCNKGLPGVGFSRAEWNDIRPMQSGTVSRTIQDDTLPGGPRERTIVYEAPFDRCDREKDYETAWAEFARRRDSAG